One region of Salvia miltiorrhiza cultivar Shanhuang (shh) chromosome 3, IMPLAD_Smil_shh, whole genome shotgun sequence genomic DNA includes:
- the LOC131015554 gene encoding putative F-box/FBD/LRR-repeat protein At3g49040 — translation MEKSRNRKQQQMVMDDGVNNGGDIDRLPNDLVIKILSHMSIKRAARTSVLAHRWRYLWRFSHGTLGFDGKLMEKEKFESWVNGVLDLHQAPYIEGMIISFEGGVEIHEKASTSRAVERWLNFAMQKQVQRLELNLSFQDMYKTESPTVRYVFPTPDELRSHSHSFCRLRSLRLSHVHIRNDVVHYFLASCPNLEELCIQFSDYIKGNLRVADPPSLRVLEITGCTYVKSLEISAVSLVSLTYGGPKNSLLLKKAPNLRELFVISDMCLFFVLEPKEHSSYSVQLEKLVLDFRFQSVYRGYVAAPPDLPRLCSLKRLQVHAHTGWDSPLDIFTSLIEASPHLCEFRIELSYLEEPYYDARRYELPRIVGSKVGKFVHRNLKVVEMSSYVGCGPPEELLVALIWSCPSLERVAIHIPTERVVIHFPTDFYDDYFLNECRWRKDVVPFATSREEAKERAQRFIAETRKQKPSLQEWKQCQWERLEFIVT, via the exons ATGGAAAAATCCAGAAATAGAAAGCAACAACAGATG GTAATGGATGATGGTGTGAATAATGGTGGTGATATTGATAGGTTGCCTAATGATTTAGTAATTAAGATTCTGTCACACATGAGCATCAAGAGAGCTGCGAGGACTAGTGTCCTCGCGCATAGATGGAGATATCTTTGGAGGTTTTCCCATGGGACTCTTGGATTTGATGGAAAACTAATGGAAAAGGAAAAGTTCGAGTCTTGGGTGAATGGTGTGCTGGATCTTCATCAAGCTCCGTATATTGAGGGCATGATCATTAGCTTTGAGGGAGGGGTGGAGATCCATGAGAAGGCATCTACGTCTCGTGCAGTTGAGAGATGGTTGAATTTTGCTATGCAAAAGCAAGTTCAAAGGTTGGAATTGAATCTCTCATTTCAAGATATGTATAAAACGGAAAGCCCAACGGTTAGATATGTATTCCCAACTCCTGATGAGTTAAGATCACATTCACATTCATTTTGCCGCCTGAGAAGCCTTAGATTGTCCCATGTTCACATCAGAAACGACGTGGTTCATTATTTTCTAGCATCGTGTCCCAATCTTGAAGAGTTATGCATACAGTTCTCTGACTACATTAAGGGGAATCTTCGAGTTGCGGATCCACCGAGCTTGAGAGTTTTGGAGATAACCGGATGCACCTATGTCAAGAGTTTGGAGATATCTGCTGTGAGTCTCGTCTCGTTAACATATGGAGGACCCAAAAACAGCTTGCTTCTGAAAAAAGCTCCGAATCTTCGTGAATTATTTGTTATAAGTGATATGTGTTTGTTCTTTGTTCTCGAGCCCAAGGAACACTCGAGCTATTCAGTTCAGCTGGAGAAGCTTGTATTGGATTTTCGATTTCAG AGTGTATATAGAGGTTATGTTGCTGCTCCTCCTGATTTGCCTCGATTATGCTCTCTCAAACGGCTGCAAGTGCATGCTCATACAGGTTGGGATTCACCCCTTGACATCTTCACATCGTTGATTGAGGCATCTCCACACTTATGTGAATTTAGGATTGAG CTGAGCTACTTGGAAGAACCTTATTATGAT GCACGTAGGTACGAACTTCCTCGTATAGTAGGATCCAAGGTTGGGAAATTCGTTCATAGAAATCTTAAGGTGGTTGAAATGAGCAGCTACGTTGGATGTGGTCCTCCAGAAGAATTGCTGGTGGCATTGATTTGGAGTTGTCCATCACTTGAGAGGGTTGCGATTCATATTCCGACTGAGAGGGTTGTGATTCATTTTCCGACTGATTTCTATGATGATTACTTCCTTAACGAGTGCAGGTGGCGTAAAGACGTCGTGCCTTTTGCAACCTCACGCGAGGAAGCAAAAGAACGCGCCCAACGTTTCATAGCCGAAACGCGGAAGCAGAAGCCGAGTCTGCAGGAGTGGAAGCAGTGCCAGTGGGAGCGCCTTGAATTCATCGTCACATGA
- the LOC131015555 gene encoding putative FBD-associated F-box protein At5g56690 isoform X1, whose translation MEKSRKQKQQRMQGIYDAVIKNGGDIDRLPDDLLINILSHMSIKRAARTSVLSHKWRYLWRFSHGTLRFDGKLMEKEKLESWVNGVLDLHQAPYVEGMIISVEGGVERNQKAYASTSRAVERWLNFAMQKEVQRLELNLLYEDKYKEHLWSRYPFPSLEELRSYSHSHSFCRLRSLRLSHVNITTDVVHHFLASCPDLEELCIQFSYHMMEDLRVVDPPSLRVLEITTCPYVESVEISAASLVSLTYGGPADSLLFKDYRDEKSSLLVKKAPNLRELCITGDPCLFFVLEPQSYSVQLEKLVLDIQFEVDSRILFWVAADLPRFCSLKRLQVYAHTRYDSLFNLFKSLIEASPLLCEFRIELGYSEEPYDPGRYGLIPGKFVHRNLKVVEVGGYAGYGYAEELLVALIWSCPSLERVAIHIPTDFFDKPHVRGFINKCRRCKNVVPFATSREEAKGRAQRFIAKTRKHKPKLQEWKQWQWERLEFIVTLI comes from the exons ATGGAAAAATCCAGAAAACAAAAGCAACAACGGATG CAGGGAATATATGATGCTGTGATAAAAAATGGTGGTGATATTGATAGATTGCCTGATGATTTATTGATTAACATTCTGTCACACATGAGCATCAAGAGAGCTGCGAGGACTAGTGTCCTCTCACATAAATGGAGATATCTTTGGAGGTTTTCCCATGGGACTCTTCGATTCGATGGAAAACTAATGGAAAAGGAAAAGTTGGAGTCTTGGGTGAATGGTGTGCTGGATCTTCATCAAGCTCCATATGTTGAGGGCATGATCATTAGCGTTGAGGGAGGGGTCGAGCGCAATCAGAAGGCATATGCATCTACGTCTCGTGCAGTTGAGAGATGGTTGAATTTTGCTATGCAAAAGGAAGTGCAAAGGTTGGAATTGAATCTCTTGTATGAAGATAAATACAAGGAACACCTATGGTCTCGATATCCATTCCCAAGTCTTGAGGAGTTAAGATCATATTCACATTCACATTCATTTTGCCGCCTGAGAAGCCTTAGATTGTCCCATGTTAATATCACAACCGACGTGGTTCATCATTTTCTAGCATCGTGTCCCGATCTTGAAGAGTTATGCATACAGTTTTCTTACCACATGATGGAGGATCTTCGAGTTGTTGATCCACCAAGCTTGAGAGTTTTGGAGATAACCACATGCCCCTATGTCGAGAGTGTGGAGATATCTGCTGCGAGTCTCGTCTCGTTAACATATGGAGGACCCGCAGACAGCTTGCTGTTTAAAGATTATAGAGATGAGAAAAGCAGCTTGCTGGTGAAAAAAGCTCCGAATCTTCGTGAACTATGTATTACAGGTGATCCGTGTTTGTTCTTTGTTCTCGAGCCCCAGAGCTATTCCGTTCAGCTGGAGAAGCTTGTATTGGATATTCAATTTGAG GTTGACAGTAGAATATTATTTTGGGTTGCTGCTGATTTGCCTCGATTCTGCTCTCTCAAACGGCTGCAAGTTTATGCTCATACAAGATATGATTCACTCTTTAACTTGTTCAAATCATTGATTGAGGCATCTCCACTCTTATGCGAGTTTAGGATTGAG CTGGGCTACTCGGAAGAACCTTATGAT CCAGGTAGGTACGGACTGATTCCTGGGAAATTCGTTCATAGAAATCTGAAGGTGGTTGAAGTGGGCGGCTACGCTGGATATGGTTATGCAGAAGAATTGCTGGTGGCATTGATTTGGAGCTGTCCATCACTTGAGAGGGTTGCCATTCATATTCCCACTGATTTCTTTGATAAGCCTCACGTTCGGGGCTTCATTAACAAGTGCAGGCGGTGTAAAAACGTTGTGCCTTTTGCAACCTCACGCGAGGAAGCAAAAGGACGCGCCCAACGTTTCATAGCCAAAACACGGAAGCACAAGCCGAAGCTGCAGGAGTGGAAGCAGTGGCAATGGGAGCGCCTTGAATTCATCGTAACATTAATTTGA
- the LOC131015555 gene encoding putative FBD-associated F-box protein At5g56690 isoform X2 has product MEKSRKQKQQRMGIYDAVIKNGGDIDRLPDDLLINILSHMSIKRAARTSVLSHKWRYLWRFSHGTLRFDGKLMEKEKLESWVNGVLDLHQAPYVEGMIISVEGGVERNQKAYASTSRAVERWLNFAMQKEVQRLELNLLYEDKYKEHLWSRYPFPSLEELRSYSHSHSFCRLRSLRLSHVNITTDVVHHFLASCPDLEELCIQFSYHMMEDLRVVDPPSLRVLEITTCPYVESVEISAASLVSLTYGGPADSLLFKDYRDEKSSLLVKKAPNLRELCITGDPCLFFVLEPQSYSVQLEKLVLDIQFEVDSRILFWVAADLPRFCSLKRLQVYAHTRYDSLFNLFKSLIEASPLLCEFRIELGYSEEPYDPGRYGLIPGKFVHRNLKVVEVGGYAGYGYAEELLVALIWSCPSLERVAIHIPTDFFDKPHVRGFINKCRRCKNVVPFATSREEAKGRAQRFIAKTRKHKPKLQEWKQWQWERLEFIVTLI; this is encoded by the exons ATGGAAAAATCCAGAAAACAAAAGCAACAACGGATG GGAATATATGATGCTGTGATAAAAAATGGTGGTGATATTGATAGATTGCCTGATGATTTATTGATTAACATTCTGTCACACATGAGCATCAAGAGAGCTGCGAGGACTAGTGTCCTCTCACATAAATGGAGATATCTTTGGAGGTTTTCCCATGGGACTCTTCGATTCGATGGAAAACTAATGGAAAAGGAAAAGTTGGAGTCTTGGGTGAATGGTGTGCTGGATCTTCATCAAGCTCCATATGTTGAGGGCATGATCATTAGCGTTGAGGGAGGGGTCGAGCGCAATCAGAAGGCATATGCATCTACGTCTCGTGCAGTTGAGAGATGGTTGAATTTTGCTATGCAAAAGGAAGTGCAAAGGTTGGAATTGAATCTCTTGTATGAAGATAAATACAAGGAACACCTATGGTCTCGATATCCATTCCCAAGTCTTGAGGAGTTAAGATCATATTCACATTCACATTCATTTTGCCGCCTGAGAAGCCTTAGATTGTCCCATGTTAATATCACAACCGACGTGGTTCATCATTTTCTAGCATCGTGTCCCGATCTTGAAGAGTTATGCATACAGTTTTCTTACCACATGATGGAGGATCTTCGAGTTGTTGATCCACCAAGCTTGAGAGTTTTGGAGATAACCACATGCCCCTATGTCGAGAGTGTGGAGATATCTGCTGCGAGTCTCGTCTCGTTAACATATGGAGGACCCGCAGACAGCTTGCTGTTTAAAGATTATAGAGATGAGAAAAGCAGCTTGCTGGTGAAAAAAGCTCCGAATCTTCGTGAACTATGTATTACAGGTGATCCGTGTTTGTTCTTTGTTCTCGAGCCCCAGAGCTATTCCGTTCAGCTGGAGAAGCTTGTATTGGATATTCAATTTGAG GTTGACAGTAGAATATTATTTTGGGTTGCTGCTGATTTGCCTCGATTCTGCTCTCTCAAACGGCTGCAAGTTTATGCTCATACAAGATATGATTCACTCTTTAACTTGTTCAAATCATTGATTGAGGCATCTCCACTCTTATGCGAGTTTAGGATTGAG CTGGGCTACTCGGAAGAACCTTATGAT CCAGGTAGGTACGGACTGATTCCTGGGAAATTCGTTCATAGAAATCTGAAGGTGGTTGAAGTGGGCGGCTACGCTGGATATGGTTATGCAGAAGAATTGCTGGTGGCATTGATTTGGAGCTGTCCATCACTTGAGAGGGTTGCCATTCATATTCCCACTGATTTCTTTGATAAGCCTCACGTTCGGGGCTTCATTAACAAGTGCAGGCGGTGTAAAAACGTTGTGCCTTTTGCAACCTCACGCGAGGAAGCAAAAGGACGCGCCCAACGTTTCATAGCCAAAACACGGAAGCACAAGCCGAAGCTGCAGGAGTGGAAGCAGTGGCAATGGGAGCGCCTTGAATTCATCGTAACATTAATTTGA
- the LOC131015556 gene encoding uncharacterized protein LOC131015556 — protein MMIDDIRLPRYQFRRNFAMMQMVESGSDHCKPRFSNGSAMRLFPPSAYVGSPRRSVSYNRLQQPPLRLTVLKLDGSSFGVDVSKKGTVGELKRAVEAAFDHLPKEGPARVSWEHVWGQFCLSHEGEMLLNDRDYISMLGIKDGDQLQFIHRVSSTNNFTKIKSKGSYSDDDDDEPHNKVEHKRRSKKEECIHEEISEANNEDGQWDLGDDVVSKRDHRLSLLIKGWFPYRKFSGSSSRARLAERGCSSRSSRNVLGGFKNCLRFSGSKYESRRLTWKVK, from the exons ATGATGATCGATGATATTCGACTTCCACGTTACCAATTCCGGCGGAATTTCGCAATGATGCAGATGGTGGAGAGCGGGAGCGATCACTGTAAGCCTCGATTCTCGAATGGATCGGCGATGCGCTTGTTTCCCCCATCGGCGTACGTCGGCAGCCCGAGGCGGAGCGTTTCTTACAATAGGCTTCAGCAGCCGCCGCTCCGCCTCACTGTCCTCAAATTGGACGGATCCTCTTTCG GAGTTGATGTGAGTAAGAAGGGGACCGTTGGGGAGCTGAAGCGAGCTGTTGAAGCAGCTTTTGATCATTTGCCCAAAGAGGGGCCTGCCAGAGTTTCATG GGAACATGTATGGGGACAGTTTTGCCTTAGTCATGAAGGTGAGATGCTATTGAATGACAGAGATTATATCAGCATGCTGGGCATCAAGGATGGTGATCAG CTTCAGTTTATTCATCGTGTTTCTAGTACCAATAATTTCACAAAGATTAAATCAAAGGGATCATacagtgatgatgatgatgatgaacccCACAA TAAGGTTGAACACAAAAGAAGATCAAAGAAAGAAGAGTGCATTCATGAAGAGATCTCGGAGGCGAATAACGAAGATGGACAGTGGGATTTAGGAGATGATGTTGTCTCAAAACGCGATCACCGGTTAAGTCTCTTAATAAAAGGGTGGTTTCCGTATCGCAAGTTCAGCGGCTCCAGCTCCCGGGCGAGGCTCGCAGAGAGAGGCTGCTCGTCAAGGTCTTCGCGGAACGTGCTGGGAGGTTTCAAGAATTGCTTGAGATTTTCAGGCAGCAAGTATGAGTCTCGGAGGCTGACTTGGAAGGTCAAGTGA
- the LOC131015557 gene encoding UDP-N-acetylglucosamine transporter UGNT1-like isoform X2, with the protein MATNSMSGAALLPIAVTDSAAEADEKQLKASAISKAGAYAAISYMACAVLLVMFNKAALSSYSFPCANVITLCQMASSCCFLYALRRLKLISFSANESGGLTDNLVSMKTLISTSPVSLTYLFYMLASMEAVRGVNVPMYTTIRRTTVIFTMIIEFVFVGQRYSRPVLGSVSLILLGAFVAGAHDMAFDPHGYLVVVLANISTAVYLTTIARIGKSSGLNSFGLMWCNGILCGPVLLVWTFVQGDIETTMNFRYLLSPGFLVVLLFSCILAFFLNYTVFLNTTLNSALMQTICGNLKDFFTIALGWAIFGGLAFDLLNVTGQLICFVGSGMYAYYKLTGK; encoded by the exons ATGGCGACGAATTCGATGAGCGGCGCCGCCCTGCTGCCGATCGCCGTGACTGATTCAGCGGCGGAAGCGGACGAGAAGCAGTTGAAGGCCTCCGCCATCTCTAAGGCCGGCGCCTATGCCGCCATCTCTTATATGGCTTGCGCCG TGCTCTTGGTGATGTTCAATAAAGCTGCTCTTTCTTCATACAGCTTCCCTTGTGCTAATGTGATTACCCTTTGCCAG ATGGCATCTTCATGCTGTTTTCTCTACGCACTAAGGCGCTTAAAGCTTATATCGTTTAGTGCGAATGAATCTGGAGGGCTCACTGATAATTTGGTATCGATGAAGACATTGATCTCCACTTCACCTGTTTCTCTGACCTATTTATTTTACATG CTAGCCTCCATGGAGGCTGTTAGGGGAGTAAATGTACCAATGTATACTACCATAAGGAGAACTACAGTTATCTTTACAATGATTATTGAGTTCGTCTTCGTGGGGCAGAGGTATAGTCGCCCCGTTCTTGGAAG TGTGTCATTGATTCTATTAGGTGCTTTTGTTGCGGGAGCCCATGACATGGCATTCGACCCCCATGGCTATCTAGTGGTTGTGTTAGCCAACATCTCAACAGCAGTGTACCTCACAACCATAGCTCGCATTG GGAAATCTAGTGGACTCAACAGCTTTGGCCTAATGTGGTGCAATG GAATTTTGTGCGGACCAGTTTTACTGGTCTGGACCTTTGTACAAGGTGACATTGAGACGACAATGAATTTCCGGTATTTGCTCTCCCCGGGATTCCTG GTTGTATTGCTATTTTCTTGCATTTTGGCATTCTTCCTCAACTACACCGTGTTCCTCAACACGACTCTGAATTCTGCTCTCATGCAGACAATCTGCGGTAACTTGAAG GACTTCTTCACCATTGCCTTAGGCTGGGCGATTTTTGGTGGGCTGGCGTTTGATTTA CTGAACGTGACCGGGCAGCTCATCTGCTTCGTTGGCTCGGGAATGTATGCCTATTACAAGCTCACTGGGAAGTGA
- the LOC131015557 gene encoding UDP-N-acetylglucosamine transporter UGNT1-like isoform X1 yields MATNSMSGAALLPIAVTDSAAEADEKQLKASAISKAGAYAAISYMACAVLLVMFNKAALSSYSFPCANVITLCQMASSCCFLYALRRLKLISFSANESGGLTDNLVSMKTLISTSPVSLTYLFYMLASMEAVRGVNVPMYTTIRRTTVIFTMIIEFVFVGQRYSRPVLGSVSLILLGAFVAGAHDMAFDPHGYLVVVLANISTAVYLTTIARIGKSSGLNSFGLMWCNGILCGPVLLVWTFVQGDIETTMNFRYLLSPGFLVVLLFSCILAFFLNYTVFLNTTLNSALMQTICGNLKDFFTIALGWAIFGGLAFDLVSLVSNSLTPLSLTALFILTLNPRCS; encoded by the exons ATGGCGACGAATTCGATGAGCGGCGCCGCCCTGCTGCCGATCGCCGTGACTGATTCAGCGGCGGAAGCGGACGAGAAGCAGTTGAAGGCCTCCGCCATCTCTAAGGCCGGCGCCTATGCCGCCATCTCTTATATGGCTTGCGCCG TGCTCTTGGTGATGTTCAATAAAGCTGCTCTTTCTTCATACAGCTTCCCTTGTGCTAATGTGATTACCCTTTGCCAG ATGGCATCTTCATGCTGTTTTCTCTACGCACTAAGGCGCTTAAAGCTTATATCGTTTAGTGCGAATGAATCTGGAGGGCTCACTGATAATTTGGTATCGATGAAGACATTGATCTCCACTTCACCTGTTTCTCTGACCTATTTATTTTACATG CTAGCCTCCATGGAGGCTGTTAGGGGAGTAAATGTACCAATGTATACTACCATAAGGAGAACTACAGTTATCTTTACAATGATTATTGAGTTCGTCTTCGTGGGGCAGAGGTATAGTCGCCCCGTTCTTGGAAG TGTGTCATTGATTCTATTAGGTGCTTTTGTTGCGGGAGCCCATGACATGGCATTCGACCCCCATGGCTATCTAGTGGTTGTGTTAGCCAACATCTCAACAGCAGTGTACCTCACAACCATAGCTCGCATTG GGAAATCTAGTGGACTCAACAGCTTTGGCCTAATGTGGTGCAATG GAATTTTGTGCGGACCAGTTTTACTGGTCTGGACCTTTGTACAAGGTGACATTGAGACGACAATGAATTTCCGGTATTTGCTCTCCCCGGGATTCCTG GTTGTATTGCTATTTTCTTGCATTTTGGCATTCTTCCTCAACTACACCGTGTTCCTCAACACGACTCTGAATTCTGCTCTCATGCAGACAATCTGCGGTAACTTGAAG GACTTCTTCACCATTGCCTTAGGCTGGGCGATTTTTGGTGGGCTGGCGTTTGATTTAGTAAGTCTCGTCTCCAATTCACTCACTCCGCTCTCTCTAACAGCTCTGTTTATCCTTACACTGAACCCCCGTTGCAGCTGA
- the LOC131015557 gene encoding UDP-N-acetylglucosamine transporter UGNT1-like isoform X3 encodes MATNSMSGAALLPIAVTDSAAEADEKQLKASAISKAGAYAAISYMACAVLLVMFNKAALSSYSFPCANVITLCQMASSCCFLYALRRLKLISFSANESGGLTDNLVSMKTLISTSPVSLTYLFYMLASMEAVRGVNVPMYTTIRRTTVIFTMIIEFVFVGQRYSRPVLGSVSLILLGAFVAGAHDMAFDPHGYLVVVLANISTAVYLTTIARIGKSSGLNSFGLMWCNGILCGPVLLVWTFVQGDIETTMNFRLYCYFLAFWHSSSTTPCSSTRL; translated from the exons ATGGCGACGAATTCGATGAGCGGCGCCGCCCTGCTGCCGATCGCCGTGACTGATTCAGCGGCGGAAGCGGACGAGAAGCAGTTGAAGGCCTCCGCCATCTCTAAGGCCGGCGCCTATGCCGCCATCTCTTATATGGCTTGCGCCG TGCTCTTGGTGATGTTCAATAAAGCTGCTCTTTCTTCATACAGCTTCCCTTGTGCTAATGTGATTACCCTTTGCCAG ATGGCATCTTCATGCTGTTTTCTCTACGCACTAAGGCGCTTAAAGCTTATATCGTTTAGTGCGAATGAATCTGGAGGGCTCACTGATAATTTGGTATCGATGAAGACATTGATCTCCACTTCACCTGTTTCTCTGACCTATTTATTTTACATG CTAGCCTCCATGGAGGCTGTTAGGGGAGTAAATGTACCAATGTATACTACCATAAGGAGAACTACAGTTATCTTTACAATGATTATTGAGTTCGTCTTCGTGGGGCAGAGGTATAGTCGCCCCGTTCTTGGAAG TGTGTCATTGATTCTATTAGGTGCTTTTGTTGCGGGAGCCCATGACATGGCATTCGACCCCCATGGCTATCTAGTGGTTGTGTTAGCCAACATCTCAACAGCAGTGTACCTCACAACCATAGCTCGCATTG GGAAATCTAGTGGACTCAACAGCTTTGGCCTAATGTGGTGCAATG GAATTTTGTGCGGACCAGTTTTACTGGTCTGGACCTTTGTACAAGGTGACATTGAGACGACAATGAATTTCCG GTTGTATTGCTATTTTCTTGCATTTTGGCATTCTTCCTCAACTACACCGTGTTCCTCAACACGACTCTGA
- the LOC131015559 gene encoding E3 ubiquitin-protein ligase KEG: MAGQVVGNRPAPSFDFVMVDGDSGDVSTLAASSHQMTPWIDPTTIKLRHRIGRGAFGDVWLATHHRSSEDHDEYHEVAVKMLHPVKEENIRDVLNRLSDLIFKCQGLDTVCLLYGLSVINKRICIVMQFYEGSVGDKMARLNGGKLSLGDVLRYGVDLAQGIMDLHAKGILILNLKPYNFLLNSNDGAVVGDIGIPYVLLGIPLPSTDMARRLGTPTYMAPEQWQPEIRGPISVETDSWGFGCSILEMLTGTQPWSGKSVEEIYKLVVTKQEKPHIPSGLPPAVENVIFGCFEYDFRSRPVMADILHAFKSSQNAVSQDGSWTGLGSRMIRDKPGGGGYTEWFLAKDHLQIGDVVRSRKAPNSCSPKNMDVPEGAVVGLERDTDQDGYVLVRVHGVHDPIRVHVSALERVTFGLAAGDWVRLKKEEKKQSPVGVLHSVHRDGSVAVAFIGLETLWKGEYSQLEMAKPYCTGQFVKLKSSVFSPRFDWPRRRGGDWATGRVCQVLPNGCLVVKFPGRLSIGKEDTSCLGDPAEVELVSFETSPGLVKKYQHLEDFHWAVRPLLIALGLFTAMKMGLFVGKKVGRGGRLKVKDPLFQNDVHVANAGDGNGSGNAAWRPPKVANIFR; encoded by the exons ATGGCAGGACAAGTTGTTGGTAATCGGCCTGCGCCTTCGTTTGATTTTGTGATGGTTGATGGAGACTCTGGTGATGTAAGCACATTAGCTGCATCATCTCACCAGATGACCCCATGGATTGATCCAACAACGATTAAGCTCAGGCACCGGATTGGGAGAGGGGCTTTTGGTGACGTTTGGCTAGCCACTCATCACCGCTCGTCTGAGGACCATGATGAGTATCATGAAGTTGCTGTGAAAATGTTGCACCCGGTCAAAGAGGAAAACATTAGAGATGTATTGAATAGGTTGAGCGATTTGATTTTTAAGTGTCAAGGGTTAGATACGGTTTGTTTGCTCTACGGGCTTTCAGTTATCAATAAGAGA ATATGCATTGTTATGCAATTCTACGAGGGCTCAGTTGGAGACAAAATGGCTCGCCTCAATGGGGGGAAGCTGTCGCTTGGGGATGTTCTGAG GTATGGAGTGGATCTGGCTCAGGGAATAATGGACCTGCATGCGAAAGGGATCCTTATTCTCAACCTCAAACCTTATAATTTCCTGTTGAATAGTAACGACGGGGCAGTTGTTGGAGATATTGGTATCCCTTATGTGTTGTTAGGGATTCCATTGCCTAGTACAGACATGGCTCGAAGACTTGGCACTCCGACCTATATGGCTCCGGAGCAATGGCAGCCAGAAATAAGAGGTCCTATATCTGTTGAGACTGATTCGTGGGGATTTGGTTGCAGTATATTGGAGATGCTTACTGGAACACAGCCGTGGAGTGGTAAATCGGTTGAGGAGATATACAAGTTAGTCGTGACAAAGCAAGAAAAACCTCATATTCCCAGCGGCCTCCCTCCTGCAGTCGAGAATGTCATTTTTGGTTGTTTTGAGTACGACTTCAGGAGCCGCCCTGTGATGGCAGATATTTTACATGCTTTCAAGAG TTCGCAGAATGCAGTTTCCCAGGACGGAAGCTGGACAGGTCTCGGAAGTAGAATGATCAGAGACAAGCCGGGTGGTGGTGGGTATACAGAGTGGTTCCTTGCGAAGGATCACCTGCAAATCGGGGATGTGGTCCGGTCTAGGAAAGCCCCAAACTCATGCAGCCCCAAAAATATGGATGTGCCCGAAGGGGCTGTGGTGGGTTTGGAACGGGATACGGACCAAGATGGATATGTCCTGGTGAGGGTGCATGGAGTTCATGATCCGATACGGGTTCATGTTTCTGCATTGGAACGAGTCACTTTTGGCCTGGCTGCAGGCGACTGGGTTCGCCTaaagaaagaagagaagaagCAGTCGCCCGTTGGTGTCCTTCATTCAGTACACCGCGATGGAAGTGTAGCTGTTGCGTTTATAGGACTGGAGACCCTATGGAAGGGTGAGTATTCGCAGTTGGAGATGGCGAAACCTTATTGTACGGGGCAGTTCGTGAAGCTTAAGTCGAGCGTGTTCAGCCCGCGATTCGATTGGCCTCGTAGGCGAGGGGGTGACTGGGCGACCGGCCGGGTTTGTCAAGTGCTGCCTAACGGGTGCCTCGTTGTCAAGTTCCCCGGCAGGCTGAGCATAGGGAAAGAGGACACGAGTTGCCTCGGCGATCCAGCCGAAGTCGAGCTCGTCTCGTTCGAGACCTCCCCCGGGCTGGTGAAGAAGTATCAACATCTAGAGGACTTCCACTGGGCCGTGAGGCCACTGTTGATCGCGTTGGGGCTGTTTACCGCCATGAAAATGGGACTCTTTGTCGGAAAGAAGGTCGGGAGAGGAGGCCGGTTGAAGGTAAAGGATCCTCTGTTCCAAAACGACGTTCATGTTGCCAACGCCGGCGACGGCAACGGCAGCGGAAACGCGGCGTGGCGTCCGCCGAAGGTGGCTAACATTTTCAGGTGA